One window from the genome of Saimiri boliviensis isolate mSaiBol1 chromosome 2, mSaiBol1.pri, whole genome shotgun sequence encodes:
- the LACTB gene encoding serine beta-lactamase-like protein LACTB, mitochondrial isoform X5 — MYRLLSAVTAPAAAPGGLASSCGRRGVHQRAGLPPLGHGWVGGLGLGLGLALGVKLAGGLRGAAPAQPPAAPDPEASPLAEPPQEQSLAPWSPQTPAPPRSRCFARAIESSRDLLHRIKDEVGAPGIVVGVSVDGKEVWSEGLGYADVENRVPCKPETVMRIASISKSLTMVALAKLWEAGKLDLDIPVQHYVPEFPEKEYEGEKVSVTTRLLISHLSGIRHYEKDMKKVKEEKAYKALKMMKETVAFEQEKEGKSNEKNDFTKFKTEQENEAKCRNSKPGKKKNDFEQGELYLKEKFENSIESLKLFKNDPLFFKPDFMFTIKRNVLSTHPMWITPINGLVVDFCLQWVTF, encoded by the exons ATGTACCGGCTCCTGTCAGCCGTGACTGCCCCGGCTGCCGCCCCCGGGGGCTTGGCCTCGAGCTGCGGAAGACGCGGGGTCCATCAGCGCGCCGGGCTGCCGCCGCTTGGGCACGGCTGGGTCGGGGGCctcgggctggggctggggctggcgcTCGGGGTGAAGCTGGCGGGTGGGCTGAGGGGCGCGGCTCCGGCGCAGCCCCCCGCGGCTCCTGACCCCGAGGCATCGCCTCTGGCCGAGCCGCCACAGGAGCAGTCCCTTGCCCCGTGGTCTCCGCAGACCCCGGCGCCGCCCCGCTCCAGGTGCTTCGCCAGAGCCATCGAGAGCAGCCGAGACCTGCTGCACAGGATCAAG GATGAGGTGGGCGCACCGGGCATAGTGGTTGGAGTTTCTGTAGATGGAAAGGAAGTCTGGTCAGAAG GTTTAGGTTATGCTGATGTTGAGAACCGTGTACCATGTAAACCTGAGACTGTTATGCGAATTGCCAGCATCAGCAAAAGTCTCACCATGGTTGCTCTTGCCAAGTTGTGGGAAGCAGGGAAGCTGGATCTTGATATTCCAGTACAACATTATGTTCCCGAATTCCCAGAAAAGGAATATGAAGGTGAAAAG GTTTCTGTCACAACAAGATTACTGATTTCCCATTTAAGTGGAATTCGTCATTATGAAAAGGACATGAAAAAGGTGAAAGAAGAGAAAGCTTATAAAGCCTTGAAGATGATGAAAGAGACTGTTGCATTtgagcaagaaaaagaaggcaaaagcaatgaaaagaatgACTTTACTAAATTTAAAACAGAGCAGGAGAATGAAGCCAAATGCCGGAATTCAAAACCTGGCAAGAAGAAGAATGATTTTGAACAAGGGGaattatatttgaaagaaaagtttgaaaattcaATTGAAtccctaaaattatttaaaaatgatcctTTGTTCTTTAAACCTG